From Rhododendron vialii isolate Sample 1 chromosome 10a, ASM3025357v1, the proteins below share one genomic window:
- the LOC131303182 gene encoding F-box protein At5g07610-like, with amino-acid sequence MASTSPISLPLFPCTRTSPHQKTNRALSTIVLASLRNENYGRSAVDENLIVLRKRIHEMKCELMGLLQTWMMDARPCLVLVAIAALHSAHSICIISFLNQNMLKKIALSTNTKRLSLKSSSPENHSPPPSAEIIASNVDLLTEILLLLPARSLIKFKSVSKRWLSLISDSRFARNHTHENPSPLPSGLYFYSRQYASLPLNDQITRVSVHDDPRTSLPNLSFLEDSESRSETRVLHSSNGLMLCSTFDTFNYVDKNYFICNLTTQKFTVFPTPVVSESYSVFGSYLVFDPKRSPHYRVVVVSFSYDWNTYQLDAYSSESASWKSPILVPEIQYHDRTGVHAAVWNGELIMMLCDHGSNWETCAKHDHFYIRFDIDAEKLTTTRVPFLDSNLSRGALYFGECTGRLLLVQRCWNDPAELEVLEMMDGENNFRWNIKYVVDLTPFILPGRRSCKFVVIGVVNIGANENELAVVLYIRGEVVQYNIECKTRKVLCDLPRGDFSAGVRPLFEDTFRFIESLTPL; translated from the exons ATGGCATCAACATCACCAATTTCACTACCCCTGTTTCCTTGCACCAGAACCAGCCCCCACCAGAAAACAAACAGGGCATTATCAACGATCGTATTGGCGTCGCTGCGGAATGAGAACTACGGGAGATCAGCGGTGGATGAGAACCTGATCGTGCTGCGGAAGAGGATCCACGAGATGAAGTGCGAGCTGATGGGGTTGTTGCAGACCTGGATGATGGACGCGAGGCCGTGTTTGGTTTTGG TTGCAATCGCTGCTCTTCACTCTGCTCATTCAATCTGCATTATCTCCTTTCTGAATCAAAACATGTTAAAGAAAATAGCCCTCTCTACCAACACAAAGAGGCTATCTCTCAAATCCTCCTCGCCGGAGAACCACTCACCGCCGCCCTCCGCAGAAATAATAGCAAGCAATGTGGATCTCCTCACAGAAATACTCCTCCTGCTCCCAGCCAGATCACTCATCAAATTCAAGTCCGTATCCAAACGAtggctctctctcatctccgacTCCCGATTCGCCCGCAACCATACCCACGAAAACCCCTCTCCCCTCCCCTCCGGGCTCTACTTCTACTCCCGACAATACGCCTCGTTACCCTTAAACGATCAAATCACCCGTGTCTCGGTTCACGATGACCCACGAACCAGTCTTCCGAATCTATCATTCCTCGAAGATTCAGAATCAAGATCTGAAACCAGAGTACTTCACTCTTCCAATGGTTTGATGTTGTGCTCAACTTTTGATACCTTTAATTACGTCGATAAGAATTATTTTATCTGTAATTTAACCACCCAAAAGTTCACGGTATTTCCCACACCCGTTGTATCCGAATCGTATAGTGTATTTGGATCTTACTTGGTTTTTGATCCAAAAAGATCACCTCACTATAGAGTTGTGGTGGTTAGTTTTTCTTACGACTGGAATACTTACCAACTTGATGCGTACTCTTCCGAGAGTGCCTCTTGGAAAAGCCCGATTCTCGTTCCGGAGATTCAATACCATGATAGGACCGGGGTACATGCGGCTGTCTGGAATGGGGAACTCATTATGATGCTTTGCGATCACGGGTCGAATTGGGAGACTTGTGCAAAGCATGACCACTTCTACATTCGATTTGATATTGATGCAGAGAAGCTAACTACGACTCGAGTGCCGTTCTTGGACAGTAATCTTTCTCGAGGGGCATTGTATTTCGGAGAATGTACCGGTCGTTTGCTTCTTGTACAACGTTGTTGGAATGATCCTGCGGAACTTGAGGTGCTTGAGATGATGGACGGAGAGAATAACTTCCGGTGGAATATCAAATACGTGGTAGACCTAACACCGTTCATATTGCCGGGCAGAAGAAGTTGTAAATTTGTGGTGATCGGTGTTGTGAATATAGGAGCAAATGAAAATGAACTCGCAGTGGTGTTATATATCCGGGGTGAAGTCGTACAGTACAATATCGAGTGCAAGACGCGGAAGGTGCTTTGTGATTTGCCCAGAGGTGACTTTTCTGCCGGCGTACGCCCACTTTTCGAAGATACGTTTCGCTTCATCGAAAGTCTAACGCCTCTTTGA